The following coding sequences lie in one Flagellimonas eckloniae genomic window:
- a CDS encoding RagB/SusD family nutrient uptake outer membrane protein — MKNIIYIVLLCMFITACDEERWLEEEVFSDYTSDNSYSTPQLIDIAVVQLYRNISDIRYGQVTQGSTFAFQYTTDCGYNSLNLNAVLNGWGDSIVPEAGQIEYFWENFYKIVYNANVILNRIDDVEYTSETERNIKIGEAKFFRAYAYRSLVILYGGVPLVLEEITSPKRDFVRASAEDVWEQIINDLTDATQLLPEADDVEQDGRIAKGVAYHALSEAYIVVEDYPKAIDAASEVIDNLGYELMKDRFGTRSSEDGDVYWDLFRRGNQNRATGNTEAIYVSQYEFLTPGGEINDVLPRFSIAQYWRLIGNDGENLFTGPTKGNGGRGIAWWSPSDYVINQIWEDSPGDIRNSEYNVIRDLVVDNPASPYFGQNMVESGALDGVNIPFGRRWPGAIFAKCTPIGNFPEEVVDNQANNSHRDRYVMRLAETYLLRAEAYMLNGNPGAAADDINELRARASAPLITGSDVNLEFILDERARELFVEEERLLTLMRTGTNIERVRNFNPVHNGIYGSLQIFDHQNLWPIPNRDIIVNSEAVIEQNPGY, encoded by the coding sequence ATGAAAAATATCATATATATAGTATTATTATGCATGTTTATAACTGCATGTGATGAAGAAAGATGGCTGGAAGAAGAGGTTTTTAGCGACTATACTTCCGATAATTCCTATAGTACACCTCAACTCATAGATATTGCTGTGGTACAACTTTACAGAAATATTAGTGATATCCGCTATGGCCAAGTTACACAAGGTAGCACCTTTGCCTTTCAATACACAACGGACTGTGGATATAATTCCCTTAATTTAAACGCTGTTCTTAACGGGTGGGGAGATAGTATAGTACCTGAAGCAGGCCAAATTGAATATTTTTGGGAAAATTTTTATAAAATAGTCTATAACGCAAATGTAATATTAAATAGAATCGATGATGTTGAATATACCTCAGAAACTGAACGCAACATTAAAATAGGAGAGGCTAAATTTTTTAGAGCCTATGCTTATAGAAGTTTGGTTATTTTGTACGGTGGTGTACCATTGGTATTGGAAGAAATTACTAGTCCAAAAAGAGACTTTGTAAGGGCTTCTGCAGAAGATGTATGGGAACAAATAATTAATGACCTTACGGATGCAACGCAATTATTACCTGAAGCAGATGATGTGGAGCAAGATGGAAGAATAGCCAAAGGCGTAGCATACCATGCATTATCCGAGGCATATATAGTGGTAGAAGATTATCCAAAAGCGATAGACGCAGCATCAGAGGTTATAGATAATTTGGGTTATGAATTAATGAAAGACCGTTTTGGTACTAGAAGCTCTGAAGATGGTGATGTATACTGGGATCTGTTTCGAAGAGGTAACCAAAATAGAGCTACAGGTAATACAGAAGCTATTTATGTATCACAATATGAGTTTCTTACACCAGGTGGTGAAATTAATGATGTACTTCCTAGATTTTCAATAGCACAGTATTGGAGATTAATAGGTAATGATGGAGAAAATTTATTTACTGGGCCTACTAAGGGCAATGGTGGTAGAGGTATTGCCTGGTGGTCTCCATCTGATTATGTAATAAATCAAATTTGGGAAGATTCTCCAGGAGATATACGTAATTCTGAGTATAATGTTATTCGTGATTTGGTCGTTGATAATCCAGCATCGCCTTATTTTGGTCAAAATATGGTCGAAAGTGGTGCCTTGGATGGTGTAAATATTCCTTTTGGTCGCCGATGGCCTGGTGCTATTTTTGCAAAATGCACACCAATTGGTAATTTCCCTGAGGAAGTGGTTGATAATCAGGCTAACAATTCTCATCGCGATCGTTATGTAATGCGTTTGGCAGAAACATATTTATTGAGGGCAGAGGCATATATGCTTAATGGAAATCCTGGTGCAGCCGCAGATGATATTAATGAATTAAGGGCTAGGGCTTCGGCACCTCTTATTACTGGTAGTGATGTAAATCTTGAATTCATTTTGGATGAAAGAGCAAGAGAGTTGTTTGTAGAAGAAGAAAGATTGCTTACGTTAATGCGGACGGGTACTAATATAGAACGGGTTCGTAATTTCAATCCAGTGCATAACGGTATCTATGGGTCACTTCAAATTTTTGACCACCAAAATCTATGGCCCATACCAAATAGGGATATCATTGTAAATTCCGAAGCTGTAATAGAACAAAACCCAGGGTATTAA
- a CDS encoding glycosyl hydrolase family 95 catalytic domain-containing protein yields the protein MKYLSICILILCVFFQLSCDTNPREKELNPSLVLWYDKPAENWTEALPIGNGRLGGMIYGGTDKETIQFNDETLWTGQPHDYANEGAHKILKELRQLLWKGKQEEAEKLANENYMSEPLGQMCYQPFGNILLDFIGHENATNFKRKLDLEEAISFVSYEVDDVKFKREIFSSEPDQAIIIRLESSKNGTLNFSAGLDSPHERYNVSVDGNVIIIQGRANNYPKNKERKGTPYPESKLTFEARLQIINKGGEVVQNDKTIKVSNANSATLKLVAATSFVNYKNVDGNPFELCKKQLKKIEGKSFSELKSRHVEDYQNLFSRVDLDLGKSEISNRPTDKRLATFRQDGDPSLVSLLYQYGRYLLISSSRAGTQPANLQGIWNDKIYPSWDSKYTININTQMNYWLAEMTNLSELVDPLIAMVEDLTETGEKIAKEHYNMDGWVTHHNTDIWRGAAPINRSNHGIWPVGGAWLSQHLWWHYQFTEDKEYLEKRGYPAMKKASQFFMEYLVPDPENSDWWVSGPSNSPENGGLVMAPTMDHQIIRNLFANTIEAAEVLGVDADFVKELEGKRSKIAPNQIGQYGQLQEWLEDKDDPENEHRHVSHLWGLHPGNEIHPLTTPELAEACKVTLSHRGDGGTGWSRAWKINFWARLLDGDHSFLLLKNLMKPPSKDGGSIYQNKGGLYNNLLDAHPPFQIDGNFGATSGITEMLLQSHLRDDNGDFYQDILPALPSILSSGKIEGIKGKGGFEISITWKDGELVQVDVKSLLGNNLNLRYAGNLIKQSTVPEEIYSFLLNDFQEVKVKNKK from the coding sequence ATGAAATACCTCTCAATTTGTATCCTGATTTTATGCGTGTTTTTTCAATTATCTTGTGATACCAATCCTAGAGAAAAAGAATTAAACCCCTCATTGGTTCTATGGTATGACAAGCCTGCCGAAAACTGGACTGAAGCTTTACCTATTGGAAATGGCAGATTAGGAGGTATGATCTATGGAGGTACTGATAAGGAGACCATCCAGTTTAATGATGAAACCTTGTGGACAGGACAACCGCATGATTATGCCAACGAAGGAGCGCATAAAATTTTAAAGGAACTAAGACAGTTACTTTGGAAAGGTAAGCAAGAGGAGGCTGAAAAATTGGCTAACGAAAATTATATGTCCGAACCATTAGGGCAGATGTGTTATCAGCCTTTTGGTAATATCTTATTGGATTTTATTGGGCATGAAAATGCTACTAACTTTAAAAGAAAATTGGATTTGGAAGAAGCCATTTCTTTTGTTTCGTATGAAGTTGATGATGTGAAATTTAAGCGGGAAATTTTTTCCTCTGAACCTGACCAAGCAATAATTATTCGACTTGAATCATCAAAAAACGGTACATTAAATTTTAGTGCTGGATTGGATTCACCTCATGAAAGATATAATGTGTCCGTTGATGGAAATGTAATAATAATTCAAGGGAGAGCTAATAATTATCCTAAAAATAAAGAACGTAAAGGGACGCCTTACCCTGAAAGTAAACTCACTTTTGAGGCAAGATTACAAATAATTAATAAAGGTGGTGAAGTTGTTCAAAACGATAAAACCATAAAAGTATCTAATGCCAATAGTGCTACCTTAAAATTAGTGGCAGCAACCAGTTTTGTGAACTATAAAAATGTTGATGGAAACCCATTTGAATTGTGTAAAAAGCAACTTAAAAAAATAGAAGGTAAGTCATTTTCTGAGCTAAAATCTAGACATGTAGAAGATTATCAAAATCTATTTAGTCGTGTAGACTTAGATCTTGGTAAGTCCGAAATTTCAAATCGTCCAACAGATAAAAGATTGGCAACTTTTCGGCAAGATGGAGACCCTAGTTTGGTGTCTTTACTTTATCAATATGGAAGATATTTGCTGATATCTTCTTCTAGAGCGGGAACTCAGCCAGCAAATTTACAAGGTATTTGGAATGATAAAATTTATCCTTCTTGGGATAGTAAGTACACCATAAATATTAATACCCAAATGAATTATTGGTTGGCAGAAATGACCAATCTTTCAGAACTGGTAGATCCTTTAATAGCCATGGTTGAAGATTTAACAGAAACTGGAGAAAAGATAGCAAAAGAGCACTATAATATGGATGGATGGGTAACGCATCACAATACTGATATTTGGCGGGGAGCAGCTCCTATAAATAGATCTAATCATGGTATTTGGCCTGTTGGTGGGGCTTGGTTAAGTCAGCATTTATGGTGGCATTATCAATTTACTGAGGATAAAGAATATTTGGAAAAAAGAGGGTATCCAGCTATGAAAAAAGCGTCTCAGTTTTTTATGGAATACTTAGTTCCTGATCCTGAAAATTCAGATTGGTGGGTAAGTGGTCCAAGCAATAGCCCTGAAAATGGAGGATTGGTTATGGCTCCAACAATGGATCATCAAATTATTCGTAATCTTTTTGCAAATACCATTGAAGCTGCAGAAGTTTTAGGAGTTGATGCTGATTTTGTTAAGGAATTAGAAGGAAAACGTTCAAAAATAGCACCCAATCAAATTGGCCAGTATGGGCAATTACAAGAGTGGTTGGAGGACAAAGATGATCCTGAAAATGAACACCGTCATGTTTCTCATCTGTGGGGTTTGCATCCAGGCAACGAAATTCACCCATTAACAACTCCAGAGTTGGCGGAAGCTTGTAAAGTGACCCTTTCACATCGTGGAGACGGAGGTACCGGATGGTCACGCGCTTGGAAAATTAATTTTTGGGCAAGACTTTTAGATGGAGACCATTCTTTTTTATTATTAAAAAATTTAATGAAACCACCATCAAAAGATGGAGGGTCTATTTACCAAAACAAAGGTGGATTATACAACAACCTATTAGACGCACACCCACCTTTTCAAATAGATGGAAACTTTGGGGCTACTTCCGGAATTACTGAAATGTTGTTGCAGTCACATTTACGCGATGACAATGGTGATTTTTATCAAGATATTCTTCCTGCGCTTCCATCAATACTGTCTTCTGGCAAAATAGAAGGAATAAAAGGTAAAGGAGGGTTTGAAATTTCTATTACGTGGAAAGATGGCGAGTTAGTTCAAGTAGATGTAAAATCCCTTCTTGGAAACAACCTCAATCTGAGATATGCAGGAAATTTAATTAAGCAAAGTACCGTTCCTGAAGAAATTTATTCATTTCTACTTAATGATTTTCAAGAGGTTAAGGTTAAAAATAAAAAATGA
- a CDS encoding sulfatase family protein, whose protein sequence is MMKLVLSLYLLMAIGCTAKKEVIKSTPNIIIIYADDLGYGDVSCYNKQSKISTPNIDKLAKNGILFTDAHSPSGICSPSRYGILTGRYSWRTIRKRGNPKPGEQPWINQGRVTIASMLRDYGYNTAVIGKWGLGSDWKAAAKPTREGIDISANGIDYNKPIYSGKPVGFTHEEVHLWYGQNYYKRKYPCHDVPGTKEHSDGGRWYFENGISKNGNPQFDQFDMEEAQMHYIARSVDYINAAAKNSKSTGYNLKNDAPFFLYYAPHIPHYPHVPAKQFQGTSGLGLYGDFVKELDWAVGEIITALEKNNILDETLIIFTSDNGPESQTFGYIKEYGHYAMKDFRGVKRDLWQGGHTTPFIVSYPNKITKTGTESNRLISQTDILSTIADYLDIKLDNKGAEDSYSFLDEIIDGFEVKDKREVAIHHSASGKLAIRQGDWVFINSNEGRDNEEPDWFKENIGVVPHNEDFELFNLRKDAQQTTNLVKEYPEKVKELKKLLTQYVDEGRTLVR, encoded by the coding sequence ATGATGAAATTGGTATTGTCCCTTTATCTCCTTATGGCAATTGGCTGTACGGCTAAAAAAGAGGTCATAAAAAGTACTCCCAATATTATAATCATTTACGCTGATGATTTGGGGTATGGGGATGTGAGCTGTTATAATAAACAGAGTAAAATCTCAACACCAAATATTGATAAACTGGCCAAAAATGGTATTCTGTTTACAGATGCACATTCACCAAGCGGAATTTGTAGTCCAAGTAGATATGGTATTTTAACAGGTAGATACTCGTGGCGTACCATCCGTAAACGTGGGAATCCTAAACCTGGTGAACAACCATGGATAAACCAAGGACGCGTCACTATTGCCAGTATGTTACGAGATTACGGTTATAATACAGCCGTTATTGGTAAATGGGGACTCGGCTCTGATTGGAAAGCAGCTGCCAAACCAACTAGAGAAGGAATTGATATTTCTGCTAATGGTATAGACTATAACAAACCCATTTATAGTGGTAAGCCAGTAGGATTTACACATGAAGAGGTTCATCTCTGGTATGGGCAAAATTATTATAAGAGAAAATATCCTTGCCATGATGTGCCTGGGACAAAAGAACACTCTGATGGAGGTCGATGGTATTTTGAGAATGGTATTAGTAAGAACGGGAATCCTCAGTTTGATCAATTTGATATGGAAGAAGCACAAATGCATTACATCGCAAGAAGTGTTGATTACATAAATGCTGCGGCAAAAAACAGTAAGAGCACAGGATATAATCTTAAAAACGACGCACCTTTTTTCTTGTACTATGCACCTCATATACCTCATTATCCGCATGTGCCTGCTAAGCAATTTCAGGGAACTTCCGGGTTAGGATTATATGGCGATTTTGTAAAAGAATTGGATTGGGCTGTTGGTGAAATAATTACAGCTCTTGAAAAGAACAATATATTGGATGAAACACTCATAATTTTCACTTCGGATAATGGGCCTGAGTCTCAAACCTTTGGTTATATAAAAGAATATGGCCATTATGCCATGAAAGATTTCAGAGGTGTAAAGCGAGACCTTTGGCAGGGTGGGCATACTACTCCTTTTATAGTTTCATATCCAAATAAAATCACCAAAACGGGAACAGAATCAAACCGTCTTATTTCTCAAACAGATATTTTATCTACCATAGCTGATTATTTGGATATTAAACTAGATAATAAAGGTGCGGAAGACAGTTATAGTTTTCTTGATGAAATTATTGATGGTTTTGAGGTTAAGGATAAGCGTGAAGTTGCAATACACCATAGTGCAAGTGGAAAATTAGCAATAAGACAAGGCGATTGGGTCTTTATAAATAGTAATGAAGGAAGAGATAATGAAGAACCAGATTGGTTTAAAGAGAATATTGGTGTTGTGCCTCATAATGAAGATTTTGAGTTGTTTAATTTGAGGAAAGATGCACAACAAACAACAAATCTTGTAAAAGAGTATCCAGAAAAGGTAAAAGAGCTAAAAAAACTTCTAACACAGTATGTTGACGAAGGAAGAACATTGGTACGATAA
- a CDS encoding alkaline phosphatase D family protein: MKNIFFLTLIGFLFINCQTKKQESKPELQYTQNDKDWYTRKSGITKYLIEIDKGDPKVAIDHANKQDIDAEACFVKALAFAKTGNADSAMAQVKKSLNLGLSIDRYQAPLEMLVPLNKFPAFSNFIKKKGEAIVHGPMVGHTTSSTAKIWLRTFQALKVQIVLSENETFEKEILSKEVQTSKSTEFTAKLDVEGLTADTTYFYKVKIDGKTQNKVYKFKTQPIEGQANEFAVAFGGGSAYIPWHSYMWNTLDSHNLNAMLLMGDNVYIDYPEYPDIQKYCYNRRQSKPEFRDFSSRTPILSIWDDHDFGDNDEFGGKEIDTPKWKRPVYEVFRNQFANPYYGGGDENPGVWYDFQMADVDFFMLDCRYYREPSSADGNITDPQMLGPVQLNWLKEKLLASKGTFKVIVSSVPWAYGAKSGMSGRFDTWRGYKKERKEIFDFLADNKIEGVVLLSADRHRSDLWKIERENGYPLYELESSKLVNTHTHVCMDDPERILCYNEKCSFGKVIFNTKLPDPTLQYEIWSIDNEKVEEYTIKLSELKH, encoded by the coding sequence ATGAAGAATATTTTCTTTTTAACGTTGATAGGATTCTTGTTTATTAATTGTCAAACAAAAAAACAGGAAAGCAAACCTGAATTGCAATACACACAAAACGACAAGGATTGGTACACACGTAAATCTGGCATAACAAAATATTTGATTGAGATTGACAAAGGAGACCCAAAAGTAGCCATTGACCATGCCAATAAACAAGATATTGACGCAGAAGCTTGCTTTGTAAAAGCACTTGCTTTTGCAAAAACAGGAAATGCAGATTCGGCTATGGCCCAAGTTAAAAAATCATTGAATTTGGGACTAAGTATCGACCGATATCAAGCGCCTCTCGAAATGCTTGTTCCTTTAAATAAGTTTCCAGCTTTCAGCAATTTTATCAAAAAAAAGGGGGAAGCAATTGTACACGGTCCAATGGTTGGCCATACCACTTCTAGTACTGCAAAAATTTGGTTACGAACATTTCAGGCATTAAAAGTTCAGATTGTTTTAAGTGAAAATGAAACTTTTGAAAAGGAGATTTTATCAAAGGAAGTACAAACCTCAAAATCTACAGAGTTTACTGCTAAGCTTGATGTTGAAGGGCTTACAGCGGATACCACATATTTTTATAAGGTTAAAATTGACGGCAAAACCCAAAACAAAGTTTATAAATTTAAAACACAACCTATTGAAGGGCAGGCCAATGAGTTTGCAGTAGCTTTTGGTGGTGGTTCTGCTTACATTCCCTGGCATTCCTATATGTGGAATACCTTAGACTCGCATAATCTAAATGCGATGCTATTGATGGGTGATAATGTTTACATCGACTATCCGGAGTACCCAGACATTCAAAAGTATTGTTATAATCGTAGGCAAAGTAAGCCCGAGTTTCGTGACTTTTCATCCAGAACACCAATCCTTTCAATTTGGGATGATCACGATTTTGGGGATAATGACGAATTTGGCGGAAAGGAAATCGATACTCCGAAATGGAAACGTCCGGTTTATGAAGTGTTCAGAAATCAGTTTGCAAATCCTTATTATGGCGGTGGCGATGAAAATCCTGGCGTATGGTACGATTTCCAAATGGCCGATGTTGATTTCTTTATGTTGGATTGCCGTTACTATCGTGAACCCTCAAGTGCAGATGGAAATATAACTGATCCCCAAATGTTGGGTCCAGTTCAGTTAAATTGGTTAAAAGAGAAACTACTGGCATCAAAAGGAACATTTAAAGTAATTGTTTCGAGCGTTCCCTGGGCCTATGGTGCAAAAAGTGGTATGTCAGGTCGATTTGATACTTGGCGTGGTTACAAAAAAGAACGCAAAGAGATTTTTGATTTCCTTGCTGATAATAAAATAGAGGGTGTTGTGCTTCTTTCTGCCGACCGCCACCGGAGCGACTTATGGAAAATTGAACGCGAAAATGGCTATCCTCTATACGAGCTAGAAAGCTCAAAACTTGTAAATACACATACACATGTATGTATGGACGACCCTGAAAGAATTTTATGCTACAACGAAAAATGTTCGTTTGGCAAAGTGATTTTCAATACCAAATTACCCGACCCAACATTGCAATATGAAATATGGAGCATTGATAATGAAAAAGTGGAAGAGTACACGATTAAACTTAGCGAACTGAAACATTAA
- a CDS encoding sulfatase family protein: MNLNKKLIIAITILLSFSSYGQTKVEKNEKPPNIIFILADDLGYGDVSSYNENSKIKTVNIDKLASEGVIFTDAHTSSAVCTPTRYGILTGRYNWRSTLKKHVLQGYSKALIKPDRTTIAGFLKAKGYKTAGIGKWHLGWDWANVEKGKDAVDYTQKIKNGPITRGFDYWYGFNGSLDMAPYVWVENDQPTMVPTKFTKNTDYQAMWRKGLTSDDFVHEQVLPEITTRTVSFINENAKNDQPFFVYMPLPAPHTPILPTKEFKGKSGLDNPYGDFVLMVDWVVGEVIKALDEQGITENTILVFTSDNGCSPRADFNQLTTKDHNPSYIFRGHKADIFEGGHRVPFIVRWPEKVKSAKSNQLVCTTDFFATIADVLDVKPTDTMAEDSFSFLPALKIKSSLTVRESIVHHSINGSFAYRKNDWKAIFCPGSGGWSFPRPRDKAAIDSLPKFQLYNLSSDIGEEHNLQDEKSELLEEYRKELATIVLNGRSTEGEKQKNDGPETWSQLSWMDEKTDD, from the coding sequence ATGAATTTAAACAAGAAACTTATAATAGCAATTACAATACTACTATCATTTAGTTCTTACGGGCAAACAAAGGTTGAAAAAAACGAAAAACCCCCGAATATCATTTTTATCCTTGCGGATGATTTAGGCTATGGTGATGTTTCCAGTTATAATGAAAACTCTAAAATTAAAACCGTTAATATAGATAAACTAGCCTCTGAAGGTGTCATTTTCACAGATGCGCACACAAGCAGTGCTGTTTGTACACCTACTCGTTATGGTATATTAACAGGACGATATAATTGGCGATCAACTCTTAAAAAGCACGTCTTACAAGGATATAGCAAAGCTTTAATTAAGCCGGATAGAACAACTATAGCAGGTTTTTTAAAGGCTAAAGGATACAAAACTGCCGGTATTGGCAAATGGCATTTAGGATGGGATTGGGCAAATGTCGAAAAAGGAAAGGACGCTGTTGATTACACGCAAAAGATAAAAAATGGACCTATAACCCGGGGGTTTGATTATTGGTATGGATTTAATGGCTCATTGGATATGGCCCCCTATGTGTGGGTAGAAAATGACCAGCCTACAATGGTGCCTACTAAATTTACTAAAAATACTGATTATCAAGCTATGTGGCGAAAGGGACTAACATCTGATGACTTTGTACATGAACAAGTTTTACCAGAAATCACCACCAGAACAGTCAGTTTTATAAATGAAAATGCTAAAAACGACCAACCCTTCTTTGTATATATGCCTTTACCAGCACCTCACACACCTATACTTCCTACTAAGGAGTTTAAAGGTAAAAGCGGATTGGATAATCCTTATGGCGATTTTGTGTTGATGGTAGATTGGGTTGTAGGAGAAGTAATAAAAGCATTGGATGAACAAGGCATAACAGAAAACACCATTTTGGTTTTTACAAGTGATAATGGTTGTTCCCCTCGAGCAGATTTTAATCAATTAACTACTAAAGACCATAATCCTAGTTATATTTTTAGAGGGCACAAAGCAGATATTTTTGAAGGAGGCCATAGAGTACCATTTATAGTTAGATGGCCAGAAAAAGTAAAATCAGCCAAATCCAATCAATTGGTGTGCACTACAGATTTTTTTGCCACCATTGCTGATGTCTTAGATGTTAAACCTACCGATACTATGGCTGAGGATAGTTTTAGTTTTCTTCCAGCACTCAAAATCAAATCAAGTTTAACGGTTAGGGAAAGTATTGTTCACCATTCCATAAATGGCTCTTTTGCGTATCGAAAAAATGATTGGAAAGCTATTTTTTGTCCCGGTTCTGGCGGTTGGAGTTTTCCAAGACCAAGAGATAAAGCAGCCATTGATAGTTTACCAAAATTTCAATTATATAATTTAAGTAGTGACATTGGAGAAGAACATAATTTACAAGATGAGAAATCTGAACTGTTGGAAGAATATCGAAAAGAACTTGCTACAATAGTATTAAATGGTAGAAGTACAGAAGGAGAAAAACAAAAAAATGACGGCCCAGAAACTTGGTCCCAGTTGAGTTGGATGGATGAAAAAACAGATGATTAA
- a CDS encoding sialate O-acetylesterase, which produces MKLLATTLFLLATIGLSAQTKLPDILSDNMCLQQSAEVKIWGWDIPGQKVFVNSSWGKQSQTITDKEGKWLIHIKTPKAGKIGGIKVTGSTQQTIENIAFGEVWLCSGQSNMERELGLRNGQKPIINFWEEAKKANYPNIRMFKVATVASEIPLNNCQGKWVVCNPETVFKFSAVGYFYAQAIHENLSVPVGLIQSSRGGTPVEAWTPKTGIHEGLHEKYKNFETSFQKDRDEYNSALNDFKSGLISEFPDIPESVDRLKNKYRKLSVLYNGMISPLTNYTIKGAIWYQGEANVPYWEDYKTVFPSMITSWRKQWSIGDFPFYFVQIPPYDYNDKYGMPFGMPKIVEAQCEALKLPNTGVAATQDIGTFYDIHPPHKKEVGRRLSLIALHKTYNKTDVVYAVPFLSSYKNEGESMVLQIETPGSELYLLSAAIGGIWAFHIAGENKIFYPAKVKQDGNKIQLSSSKVEHPVAVRYNWANNANATIYNKQGLPALPFRTDDWDEVFYGE; this is translated from the coding sequence ATGAAACTTCTAGCTACTACACTATTTCTTTTAGCTACAATCGGATTAAGCGCACAAACAAAGTTACCGGACATTTTATCCGACAATATGTGTTTGCAACAGTCTGCCGAAGTAAAAATATGGGGTTGGGACATACCTGGACAAAAAGTATTCGTTAATTCATCATGGGGAAAACAGTCGCAAACCATTACCGATAAAGAGGGTAAATGGCTAATACATATTAAAACACCAAAAGCCGGAAAAATAGGTGGAATAAAGGTAACAGGGTCTACACAACAAACTATTGAAAATATTGCGTTTGGTGAGGTTTGGTTGTGTTCGGGACAGTCGAATATGGAAAGGGAATTAGGCCTTCGTAACGGTCAAAAACCCATTATCAATTTTTGGGAAGAAGCTAAAAAGGCAAATTACCCGAACATACGCATGTTTAAAGTTGCTACAGTTGCTTCGGAAATTCCACTTAACAATTGCCAGGGGAAATGGGTGGTATGCAACCCAGAAACCGTGTTTAAGTTTTCGGCAGTAGGGTATTTTTATGCGCAGGCAATTCACGAAAATTTGTCCGTCCCAGTTGGCTTGATTCAATCATCCAGAGGAGGAACACCCGTTGAAGCATGGACACCAAAAACAGGAATCCATGAGGGATTACATGAAAAGTATAAAAATTTTGAAACATCCTTTCAAAAGGATAGAGATGAATACAACAGCGCATTAAATGATTTTAAGAGTGGACTTATATCGGAATTTCCCGATATACCAGAAAGTGTTGACCGGCTTAAGAACAAATACAGAAAGTTATCGGTGTTGTATAATGGTATGATTTCACCGCTAACCAACTACACCATAAAAGGCGCCATTTGGTATCAAGGCGAAGCAAACGTTCCATATTGGGAAGATTATAAAACAGTATTCCCTAGTATGATAACAAGTTGGCGAAAGCAATGGAGTATTGGCGATTTTCCATTTTATTTTGTGCAAATTCCTCCCTACGATTACAATGATAAATATGGGATGCCATTTGGGATGCCAAAAATTGTAGAGGCTCAGTGTGAAGCATTAAAGCTTCCAAATACAGGAGTTGCGGCTACACAAGACATAGGTACATTTTATGATATTCATCCGCCGCATAAAAAGGAAGTTGGTCGCCGCTTATCATTAATTGCCTTACATAAAACGTATAATAAAACAGATGTTGTTTACGCTGTCCCTTTTTTGAGTTCATATAAAAACGAGGGCGAAAGCATGGTTCTTCAAATTGAAACACCGGGTTCCGAATTGTATTTATTATCCGCTGCAATTGGAGGAATTTGGGCTTTCCATATTGCTGGTGAGAATAAAATTTTCTATCCAGCTAAGGTTAAGCAGGATGGGAATAAAATTCAATTAAGCTCGTCAAAGGTGGAACATCCGGTAGCGGTACGCTATAACTGGGCAAACAATGCAAATGCAACCATTTATAACAAACAAGGTTTACCTGCGCTTCCTTTTAGGACAGATGACTGGGACGAGGTTTTTTATGGAGAGTAA